Proteins encoded in a region of the Zea mays cultivar B73 chromosome 2, Zm-B73-REFERENCE-NAM-5.0, whole genome shotgun sequence genome:
- the LOC100285451 gene encoding Elicitor-responsive protein 3: MAQGTLEVLLVGARGLENTDYLSNMDPYALLQCRSHEQKSSVASGKGCEPEWNETFVFTVSDGAAELFIKLLDSDGGTDDDFVGEATIPLEAVYTEGNIPPTVYNVVKDEEYRGEIKVGLTFTPEDQGF; the protein is encoded by the exons ATGGCGCAGGGGACGCTGGAGGTGCTTCTCGTCGGAGCCAGGGGCCTCGAGAACACCGATTACCTGA GCAACATGGACCCCTACGCGCTTCTGCAATGTCGCTCCCACGAGCAGAAGAGCAGCGTCGCATCTG GCAAAGGCTGTGAACCTGAGTGGAACGAGACCTTCGTGTTCACCGTCTCCGATGGCGCAGCAGAGCTGTTCATCAAGCTCCTGGACAGTGACGGTGGCACTGATGACGATTTTGTTGGTGAGGCAAC GATTCCTCTGGAAGCAGTTTACACGGAAGGAAACATCCCTCCGACTGTTTACAATGTTGTGAAAGACGAAGAATACCGCGGAGAAATCAAAGTTGGCCTCACGTTCACTCCAGAG GACCAGGGCTTCTGA